acaagcaaacagaaCGATTACAAGTAAATCATAGAAAATGCAAAATGAAACTTCAAGcgtagtatctcttgacagcatctgagttgataggctTGGGCCATACAGCGTCATCCATCTCGGACAGGACCAAAGCACCACCAGATAGTACCTTACGAACCATGTAGGGACCTTGCTAGTTTGGCGCAaactttcctttgtactcgtcttgatgaggaaaaatgcgCTTGagaaccaactgaccaacttcaaaatttctggctcttaTTCTTTTGTGAAAAGCGCGAGTCATTCTTTGTCTATACAACTGGCCATGGCAGACGGTgaccattctcttctcatcaatcaaagctaGTTGATCAATCCGTTTGCTAACCCACTCCACGTTGCTTaactcagcttcttggatgatcctcaatgacggtatctcgacttcaacaggTACGACTGCTTCTGTTCCATATACTAGCAGGTATGGAGTAGCCCCAGTCGATGTTCTGACCGTTGTTCGATAACCTAGTAGAGCATAtggcaacatttcatgccaacctcGCTGTTTGTCAATCATCTTCCTCAAaatcttcttgatattcttgTAGCGGCCTCTACAACTCCATTCATTTGAGGGCGATAAGCAGTTGACCTCCGGTGAATAATCTTGaattgttcacatatctctttcatcagatgactgttgagatttgcaccgttatcagtaatgatggattctggaactccaaatctgcatatcagattgttgcggacaaaatcggctaccactttcttggttaccgacttgtaagaggctgcttccacccacttggtgaaattattaatggcaaccaaaatgaatatGTGTCCATTAGAATCGGTTGGCTCTATAGGACCGATGGcatccattccccaagctacaaatggccaaggtgaactcatagcattaagttcgtgaggtggcacccgTATCAAATcgccgtgcacttgacatttatggcATTTTTCCACGAATTTGCAACagtcattctccatagtcatccaaaaATAACCAGCTCGAAGAACCTTTCTTGCCAAAGTAAGCCCGTTCATGTGTGTACCgcaaactccagcatgtatctgttcaataagtCTCACAGCTTCAGTAGCATCCGCATCTTAATagacccaaatctggagtcctcctgTACAGGACTTCTCCATtcagaaagaaattgagagtcATACGACGTATCGACTTCTTCTGATTAAATGTAGCGTCTTCTGGATATGTCCCAGACTCTAAGTATCTCTTTATgtcaaaataccaaggcaaaccatCTGGTTCTGATTCCACGTGTGAACAATGGACTTGATGCTCCTTCAAATCTATATCCAGAGGGTCAATATAATCAGCGTCTGGATGTTTGATCATcgaagcgatggtggcaagagcgtcagctaattcattttgtattctgggaatatgtctgaactcgatcttgcgAAACCTTTTACACAGATTTTGCACATATTGCACGTAAGGTACAATCTTTGGGTTCTTCACggcccattctccttgaacctgatgaatcaaaAGGTCTGAATCTCCAATCACTAGCAACTCGTAAACATTCATGTCAATGGCCATTTTTAAACCAAGAATACAAGCTTCATAttcagccatgttgtttgtgcagttGAATCGTAGTTTAGCTGCCGtaggatagtgctgaccagattctgaTACCAAGACTGCTCCAACACCTTTACCCTGGCAATTCGccgctccatcaaagaataatctccaacctgggTATGCTTCcgaaatatcttcacccacaaatgacacttcttcatcgtgaaaatatgtcttgagaggttcatactcttcgtcaacgggattttccgcaagatgatcagccaaagcttgTGCCTTTATTGCCTTCTAAGTCACGTACACgatgtcaaactcactcaacaacaTTTGCCATTTAGCTAATTTCCCGATCGGcatcgctttctggaaaatatacttcaatggaTCCATTCTAGAGATAAGATATGTAGTGTACGATGACAAATAGTGCCTCAGCTTCTGGGCAAGCCACGTCAGAGCACAGCATGTTCTCTCCAGCAAAGTGTAGCGAGACTCGTACGGAGTAAATTTCTTGCTTATGTAGTAGATAACACTCTCTTTCTTCCctgtctcgtcgtgttgaccaagtacacatccaaaggcgttatctaaaacagaaaaatatagcaacaaaggactcccttgtcgcggaggaaccaatactAGTGGATTAGACAAATAGCTCTTGATAGCGTCGAAAGCGGTCTGGCACTCCTCAGTCCACTTAGTTGGgggcatctttcttcagcaacttGAAGATAGGTTCACATACCACTGTCGATTGTGCTATAAACCGACTGATATAGTTTAACCttcctaagaaactcatcacttcttttctcgtcttcggcggaggtaactcttgaattgccTTAATCTTGGAAGGGTCAAGCTCAATACCTCTCCTACTGACTATAAACCCCACAACTTCCCAGCTGGGACTCCAAAAGCGCATTTGGCGGGATTTAGCTTCAAGTTGTACCGACGcaaacgttcaaagaattttctCAGGTATGTCAAATGATCCGAACTCTCGTGGAATTTGATTATGACATCGTCCACgtacacttcaatttccttgtgaatCATGTCATGAAAGATAGTCGTCATGGCTCTCATGTAAGAAGCACCGGCGCTCTTGAGGCCGAACGGCATTACCCTGTAGTGATATACACCTCAAGGTGTGATGAATGCCATTTTTTCtgcgtcttcttcatccatcaaaattTGGTGATAACCCACGTAACAGTAcacaaatgactgcatctcaTGCTTGGcataattataaatcaaaatatggTTATTCGGCAACGGGAAATTATCCTTCGGACTagccttgttgagatctctgtaatcaacacaaatcctgatttttccatctttcttggcgACCGGAACGACATTGCCCAACCAGGTTGGATATTGCGTTACTTTCACCAATCAAGACTCTATTTTCTTAGTGATTTCCtccttaatcttcaaactcaattcTAGCTTGAATTTTTGAGTCTTTTGTTTCACCGATTCGAACCCTGGGTTGATAGGCAGCTTATGAGACACGACATCGGTACTCAACCCTTGCATGTCAACGACTTCCCAAACGAACATATCACTATATTCCACAAGCAGATGAACCAGGCTCTCCTTCTGAGTTTCATTCAGGTGGgtgctgatcttaacctctttgacacCTTCCGAATCTCCCAAATTCACCGTTTCTGTCTCCTCTAGATTTGGTTTATGTTGATTCTCGAACTGTCGAAATTCTTCTGCTACATAATCCGGTTTCCCACTTTCTTCGTCGTAGTCGTCGACCTCGTCGTCATTTACCTCATTTTGCTCATTTAGATCATGACAGGACATGACACTCGCAGGTTTATAACTtacgttactgaaatcataaacagacaaaattaggaaagtaaaatataacaagcaactaaataaacaaagtcaaaataaggaggctttcatttaaatcaaacaaaatgcGAACTTGGGTCATGGCACAGTGCCATGTCATTTTTCAAACAtcacaacaaaattcaaaatcaagaacaaTGCAGAAATGatgggtctcgggcctctttCGGACGACCACCAATTTTACTATGCATAAAATAATTCCTTTCTACCCAAGAGTCCGGGACATCAGGATTGGCGTGGAAGTCCAATTCTGCAGCATCTCCCCTGGTTCCGTATCACGAATGCCAACTAGATTGACCTCCTCCTCAATAACGGCGTTAATCTTCATGAACaggtcacagattccttccccatTTTCTTCAGGCTCGGCATGCTCCCGGACTGGAAAGGATTGATAGAGATGCAGGATCGGCTAAGTCAACCCTTGATCCTTTTTCCTCTTCATCTTCAAATCATCATCTGcggggatgtaccccaaaccatactttGATCCGGTAGCAAGGACCGAAACTGGCTCGATGATCCCTTGTGCATTCCTTTCTAATCCGGAACCTGGTTCGAATCCGCTCTGCAGCATCACCGTGGCAATCATTCTGTACACGGCCCGCATGGAAGTCTGTGGGGACAAGCCTTCATCGGTGGCATTTACCAACTCCACCGTGTAGAAATCCGAACTTTGCGGCGTTTCGTCCAAGATTGGCACCTGCTTACCTGAATGGCTCCTTTCCCTGTGAATAACCAGTTCTTCATTTCTCCATAGTAGTTTCATCGCTTGGTGAAGAGTGGAGGGGACGGCTCCAGCCATGTGAATGAATGGCCTTCCCAAAAGGAGGTTATAGCTGGTGTCGATATCCAACACCTGGAATTTTGCCTCGAACTCCACGggggccatttggatggtcagGTTCACAGCTCCCAACGTGTCTCTCTGCACACTGTCGAATGCTCTCACATTGACCTGGTTTTGCTCCAACTTCCCGAGGTCAAACCTCAGTTGCTTCAATGTGGACAGGGGGCATATATTCAAACTAGATTCATCGTCTACCAAAACACGGTTGATGACCTTTTCGCGACATATCACGGTGATGTGTAGGGCCTTGTTATGGGACCTCCCTTCGGCCGGCAATTCATCATCACAGAAGCTGATGTGGTGTCCCCGAATGACTCGGTGAATCATAGCAGCTACATTGTCGCTGCTCGTACCCGAGGGCACATATGTGTCATCCAGGGCTTTCATCAAAGCCTGTCTGTGGGACCAGGAGCTCATTAGCAGGGCCCACACAGAAATCTGGGCTGGAGTCTTCTCCAAGTGCTTGACAATGGAGTAGTCTTTGGGCTGCATTCTCTTCCAGAACTCCTCAGCTTCTGCTTCGCTGATCGGTCTCTTGGCATGATCTTTCTTTTGTCCTCCAAGAGCAAGCTCGTTAGGAGTGTAATATCTGCCAGATCTGGTCATGCCTTGAGCCACAGCTGTTTCTATAACAAACTTGGGTTTGGCGAGAGTCTTTGCGGGTACCAAGGCAACAGCCTTTGCAGGTGTCAGAATGACAAACTCTCCCTTTTCCCTGACGCTCAAAGAAGCGACAGCCTTCTCCAAGTCTTCCTGAACAACAGGAGTAATTCTCTTGGATTCACGCTTATCTTTGTCAATTTCTATCATGTTGATGTTCCCACCCCCATGATTTTGCAACGGGTTCGTATTGACGTTTGGCGCCGCAGGCTGAAGGGAGACAACTTCCTGGTCAATCAAGTCCTGGATCTTgtgcttgagattgatacaGTCTTCTGtatcatgtccaacactgttggaatgataagcacatctctgCTCTAGTCTGTAGAATCCGGAATTGACATCCACGGGCTTTGGCCCCATAAGGTGGATGTATCTGGCCGCGGATAATCTTTTGAACAATTTAGTTCTGCTTTCAGCCAACGCGGTGAAGCTTCTGGAGGGCTTCTTCTCCCTGGGGCGAGGGGGATCATACCCGCTCTGTTGAGGGGGAGGGACTTGTTGGTAATTGCGGGCGTTTGGTCGTGGAGCTTGGGTTCTGGGGTAGGGATTTGTTTGATAGTTTGGCATTGGGGCTTGGTAATTTGGATGGGGGCTTTGATATGCTGGGGTTTGTATTTTATATGCGGGGGACGGTGCTCGATAGCTTGGTTGTACATTAGCGCAGCTAGGAGCGACATTCTAGTAATGGGGAGAGACTTGATAAGCTTGGGGGTAGTTTGGATATATGGAGGGAAAATTTTGGGGAATCGGGGGTGGATTTTGATACGACAAAATATGGGCATCGGGATAAGGGGGCAACATTGTAGTTGCCGGAATGATTTGATTGTGGACGGTAGGCTTGATGAGGCTTTGATGGAGGGTTGGAGCGGCCTTGGGGACGTGGTAAGTTTCTGGGGGCCTTTCTTCCCCCGTGTGATATAGCGTTAACctcctctcttttcttccttaCCAGTCCGGAAGACCCAGGTGATGCAGACACTCGGGCTATCTTTCCTGACTTCAGGccatcttcgatagtctcacctACTTTTACTATCTCGGTGAATTTGGCGCCGATTAATAAGATGACTCTGTCGTAATACTCGGGCTCCTGTACCCGCACGAACACCTCTATAATCTCCTTTTCTGTCATCGGAGGCCTCACCCTCGCTGCCTCCTTCCTCCATCTATACGCGAACTCTCGATAGCTTTCTGTGGGcttctgcttcatcttctccaaggAGTACCGATCAGGGACTATCTCGATGTTGTATGCAAATCTATCGATGAAATCCTTAGCCAGTGCGCTCCAACTGGGCCATTGTCGAGTCTCATGTGCGTGAACCACTCCAGGGCCTCACCGCACAGGCTTCGGCTGAACAACCTCATCAGCAACGCTTCatctttgccaactcccacgagttggTCACAGTACGCTCTTAGGTGTGCCATGGGGTTGCCCACCCCTCCGAAGGTATCAAACTTCGGGATCTTGAACCCTTCAGGTAGGTTCAAGTCTGGGTGGATGCATAGTTCTGTGTAGCCTAACCCGGCGACGTCTGGAGTGCATTGCAGTTCTCTCATTGCCCTCTTGATCTCCTCCTTTATGTCTACCTTCGCTTCTTCCCTCGCCCTCCACTCTCTTTCTTGCTCTTCATAATGGTCCAACTCGGAGCCGTGCACCTCATGCTTGGCCGGGACAGGGACTTGAAAAGTGGTTCTTTTGGGGAGGGGTGGGGCTATGGACGGGCTTGGGACGTTCTGTGCGGTTTGATAGTTTTGCTGATAATTTTGGGGATTGGTATTTTGGGTCAAGTGTGGATGCGGTGTTTAGGAATTGAAGGCGGTGGGATTTTGGGTTTGATTTTGGGTTAGTGGAGTTGTTTGAGTATTTTGGGGGTGTAGTGGTATTTGTGAAGGATTGTTTGGGAGTGGTGAGGGAGTTTGATAGGAGACCGATGCGTATTGGGGGTTTTGGGTTGTCATATCTACCCCATACGGGTTGTGCACGGGTGTCGATGAACGGTGCTAAGTAGGATCCGAGTTGGACGAGGGGAAATATGTAGGAGGTCTTGCATCGAGAAAGTTGGGGCCAAACCCGGGCGGAGGAGTGTCTTGCCTCCGTTGCATCTCTACCCTCATGTCAGCTATTTGCTCCATCAGCTGCGCAATAAGTTCATTCTGCTCTGCCACGGTGGGCTGAGCCACCACGACATCTGTGAGGCTGACTTGTTCATTGTTGTCTCCCATGTCTGTATTTGCGTTTGTTCCGGAGAAGGAATCTGCGGgaccttttgatctggtgaagtaggggtgatctgccagctttatcgacacagatcagtaagaGGTACCTGTGAggtgaaacaactcaaaggcgAATTTGTTAGCGCATATTTgagtacaaaatacataatatatcataaaaaacaGATTAAACACATAAGCCTCTTTGTTAGAGGATATCTTAACCCACGAATAAGGACGGAAATATATTCTGAACAAacaggaatttgtttgtttagcGTTATCTCGGGAAAGctgaatcacgttgagctatggtCTTCTTGCAGCTGTCGTGTGATGCCCGTTGGTCTTATCTTTGTATCTCCGAAACACGGAGGAGAATGAAGATTTTTGGTGATAGGGGTCAGGCCGGGAAAGGCTCCCTACttatctcacaaggagaattcaggcccaacgtagcTCGGGTTTTAGGATGaaaatttttcattcattctttcattgtgattacaagggaattgaaaaacaacattgaaatttctAGAAGACAACATTTGGCGATTTATTGTCTTGTGGCTGTgtcattcctttcctttcagacagtcggaaatggaggcttgtagatGATTTCTTCTTCATCGTCCTCCTCAACTACTTCACAGCCTGTTATCTACTTCCTGATCACGGGCGAGGTATTTTCCACCCTTTAAGTTGCCATGGGCCGCCAATTCCTCGTCGAGTGCCGCAATTCTGGCCGACAACACGGCAGTCTCAATATCTATCTTCGCGTCTCTCGCCTTTCCTTCGTGTATCTCCAAACGAAGTAAGTTCAACCTTTCCCTTAGGTTTTCGGTTTCCATCTCAACCTccttctttctatttatctgcGATGCCAGATCTTCATCCTAGGTCGTGACCGCAGCTTTGTAGATCGTCGTGGTCATGTCTACCTTAAGTCCTTCCTCTTTAATCTTCTGAATTTCTCGAGTGACTAGCTCGATTTTTCTTCGCACTTCCTTCTTAGTGAGCTCCGTCTGGACGTTCTTTCCTTTGTCCATAGCGGTGATTCACCTTTCCTGAGACGACAGAGCGGTATTTAGGATTTGTGGTGGGAGATGGATTTTGCatgagaaacttgagactcgggaattttggtcggacatttATAATAGTGGCTTCTGTATACTCTTTTGGATTTTGGGCTTGGAGTGGGCTTACAATATCCTCATTCAAAGCAACGTAACACATAAGCATTTAAATACACATAGATAACGTGTCCTAATCATGCATggggacccttttgtgccaagggtaggcctaacgCATTCGAATGATGTACGTGTGAGTTTAACCAATTAAatgatccccccccccccaaaataatatttaataatgagtaaaatgTTTGAAAAGGGAAATAAACAAACCCACGCAGGGGCTATTTAGAAAATGCGATAATATCAAGCCCACATAGTTGCTAAAATAATGCGAATACAGACAAAGAAAAACCCACGCATGGGCGATATCCACTATGCTGCTCTGGATGGTCCCGCTCCGTCGTCATCTTTCTGGTTTTTGTGCTGTTACAACATGTACCTCAGCATCAACAAAAAACCTTCACCTAGACGACCTTTGTCTTCCAGACTCTCGTATCGCATCCTCTCGATTTTCTGCTGGATCCAGCTG
The sequence above is a segment of the Solanum lycopersicum chromosome 10, SLM_r2.1 genome. Coding sequences within it:
- the LOC104649716 gene encoding uncharacterized protein; this encodes MIDKQRGWHEMLPYALLGYRTTVRTSTGATPYLLVYGTEAVVPVEVEIPSLRIIQEAELSNVEWVSKRIDQLALIDEKRMVTVCHGQLYRQRMTRAFHKRIRARNFEVGQLVLKRIFPHQDEYKGKFAPN
- the LOC138338934 gene encoding uncharacterized protein; this encodes MGDNNEQVSLTDVVVAQPTVAEQNELIAQLMEQIADMRQNYQTAQNVPSPSIAPPLPKRTTFQVPVPAKHEVHGSELDHYEEQEREWRAREEAKVDIKEEIKRAMRELQCTPDVAGLGYTELCIHPDLNLPEGFKIPKFDTFGGVGNPMAHLRAYCDQLVGVGKDEALLMSWSALAKDFIDRFAYNIEIVPDRYSLEKMKQKPTESYREFAYRWRKEAARVRPPMTEKEIIEVFVRVQEPEYYDRVILLIGAKFTEIVKVGETIEDGLKSGKIARVSASPGSSGLSGYDPPRPREKKPSRSFTALAESRTKLFKRLSAARYIHLMGPKPVDVNSGFYRLEQRCAYHSNSVGHDTEDCINLKHKIQDLIDQEVVSLQPAAPNVNTNPLQNHGGGNINMIEIDKDKRESKRITPVVQEDLEKAVASLSVREKGEFVILTPAKAVALVPAKTLAKPKFVIETAVAQGMTRSGRYYTPNELALGGQKKDHAKRPISEAEAEEFWKRMQPKDYSIVKHLEKTPAQISVWALLMSSWSHRQALMKALDDTYVPSGTSSDNVAAMIHRVIRGHHISFCDDELPAEGRSHNKALHITVICREKVINRVLVDDESSLNICPLSTLKQLRFDLGKLEQNQVNVRAFDSVQRDTLGAVNLTIQMAPVEFEAKFQVLDIDTSYNLLLGRPFIHMAGAVPSTLHQAMKLLWRNEELVIHRERSHSGKQVPILDETPQSSDFYTVELVNATDEGLSPQTSMRAVYRMIATVMLQSGFEPGSGLERNAQGIIEPVSVLATGSKYVREHAEPEENGEGICDLFMKINAVIEEEVNLVGIRDTEPGEMLQNWTSTPILMSRTLGNVSYKPASVMSCHDLNEQNEVNDDEVDDYDEESGKPDYVAEEFRQFENQHKPNLEETETVNLGDSEGVKEVKISTHLNETQKESLVHLLVEYSDMFVWEVVDMQGLSTDVVSHKLPINPGFESVKQKTQKFKLELSLKIKEEITKKIES